Part of the Phocoena phocoena chromosome 8, mPhoPho1.1, whole genome shotgun sequence genome, CTTCATGCGACACACAGTGTCACACGAGTAGTGAAAATGTTGTCCTAGTCAAAGATGCTTGGACGTTATTTTCAGGCagcattttacctttattttaagtTAAGTTCACGCTAGATAAGttttaggagaaagaaaatgccaataaattcatttaatatattttaatatataaaactaaGACAGACACTTTTATTTacctaaattgtttttattttctacccTATTCTAGACctcaattttactttaaaaatttgtatttaaataagGGATAAAATGTTGCCCAAAAGTCTAATCATAGTTACACATCTGTGTTTTAACTAGATCTACAAATCAAAATAGTTCTTATAGTTAAAAAGATACAATTTGTATCAACAGTAAAAGGTACTTTCTGGTTTTTCAGGGCTTTACTTCAAACTGTAGCAGGTAGAATAATGATAACCAGGGCATCTAGGCACACTCCAGAAACAGATCGGAATGCGTCTGCTACactaagtaaaattcaaaaactgGAGGCAGAGGTGAAGTTGTGTCAGTCACACAATTGTCTGCCACTGATTGCATCATCTCTCTTCTAACCAGCGACAGAAACGAATCCACGCTCAGCAAAACCCATGACTTTGAAACCAGAAATATCCCTTACTAATACGAGAACAGACTTTAGTCTGTATCTAAAACTACACTATTTGTGGCAAGAATCTGGCCTTGATAATATAACAGGCCCCCCCAAAAAACTACcttcaggaaaatggaaaatatacagtattttacaaaaattttaagttaccATTTACAACTCCTGCATCACCATTTCTATAGTGCAGTATCAATAAATGTTGCATATCCTCAACACATAAAACCACCTCAGGCCAGCCTTGATAAATAGCAGGAAAGCTAAAgggtatattaaatataaaagttgCATTGAGAATAATTAGATTCGTTAAAAACAGGCAAGTACTGCAAAAGGGTTATTTTATCCAGTATTGTGccccaaaacaaaaagacaaacacattaaaaaatacaggTTAATGGAAGTCTAGGAATTCAATTCCATTTCTACTGTCCAGAAGCACATCATAGCTGGATAACAAAGCTCTAAACTGTAACAGTTGATGGCTTTTgccttttttataaaaaaaaaaatggaaacaattttttCCATTGATTGCATCTGCTTTCCTTTAAATCAACCATATTAAATTAACAAATTACTTAACACAGAAAATCCAAACGAAAATAAAACAACGAAAAGTGCCATACTGTAAATCATTCTAATATATACTGTTACCCATTTCAACATAAACTGGtaactttcattttgtttcaaatataAAGTCAGTGCTGTAGTATATATCTTTGTTTCTATAAATAATGATTATAGCACAAAGAAGCCCACtttccccaaataaaaataacttaaaaagctGTAAAAGATTCCAATTATGCTTGGCTTGAAAAAATAGTTTGCTAGGTCTAGTCAAATGTTCAACATTCTGAAGGTATTGTAATTGCTTGCAATTGATAGACAAACACCAAGTTAATAAAACATGAAACAAGGATAAAAAGTGCTGCATATAAACCCCTGATGCACCAAAGATTAATATCAAAGATCACAGATACATCTAATAAATCAAACTGGAAAAATTTCCAGCCAAGGATatagctttaaaaaggaaatattaaaaaaaagtttgaatgtAAAGCAATCCCGTGATACTTCCACTATGTGGGGCGATACATACAGATTCCATGATACagtatttcacataaatggataCTATATAACCTCCTTGCTGAGAAGGAGATCACATGTGCTATTGTAGCAAACCTCCCTCAGCATTTGAGCTGAACAAAAAACTACTAAACACCACAAAGATGCATCATCTTTCAATAACCCAGCTGTGATTTCTCCACTAAAATGGCTGCAGCCAGCTGCTGGGCGTCTGTCATGTGAGGGTTCCTTTTCATGACAATTCTCACAAGGTCAGGTGGGAAGATGTTGCACAAGTTGATATAAATCTTTTCTCGGTTGTCTTGGTACCTGGGGGGGTCTTGCGGCACTCCGCAGTACGGGATGCGCCAGGTGGGCTCCGGCTGCTCAGGGAGGCTCTGGAAGGTGAACTGCTCGTAACACGGCTGCGTGGAGGTGTCAGGCAAAGAATAAGTCTGCCGGTAGCCGTACACATCGATCCCGTAGCTCTGCCTATCCCAGCTTCCCAGCCCTTCCTGGCGGGTGTAAGGCTTTCTTTGTCTGGAAGGAGAACTGTCATACAGCCGAGAGTCAGAAATGCTGTCTATTCTCGTGGCCACCAAGGACCGCCCCAGGTGTGGTGCCTTCGAGTGCGCTGAACTCGGAGGAGACGGGTAATCGCCAGGATAGCTGGACCGGGCCCCCACGGCGGCGTGCTGCAGGTGCACGGCCAGGTGTGGGAGGGGAGGTTTGTGATGGTACTTTGGTTCTTCGTGACTGTAACTCTGCACTCTGGTTAAGGGGTCGTGGAAATTCTGCAGGAAGGGCTGAGAATTAAGGCGGCTGTGAGGGTGCATGTGTTGACACTTCAGATTCTCCTCTAGCTGTGGGTCAGGAGAACTGACGTAGGAGCGGTCACTGTACCCCACATACGAGTCACTGCTCCCGCAGCTCATGCTCCCTTCACTGCTGCAGTCAGAGGCGACAGAGCTTATCCTATAGTCTGTGTCTAAGGAGAAACGCCTTTCAGGACTTCGTGGGCCTGAGATACTCAGATTTGAATATGCATTCAACATGGAATAATATCCAATGTCGACAGGCGAGTCACATTTTGGATACTGTTCATAAGGCATTGGCGTTCCATGATTTTTGGTTGCCATCAACATTGGAGGATATTGTCCCTGTGGTCTTTGATCCTGAGGTGGGAAATGAACTCCAGATGGAAGGCCATTGCTTAAAGATGTAGTGCTTTGGGGTTTTGCGGTAGAAGTAGCCGGTATACTAACTAAGGAAGGTACAGACCTGGTTTCCAGTTTGTTTTTGGTGGGAAGCTTTTCCTCTAGGTCTTGGTAGACTTGAGTCCTTATGCTTGGATCCGATTGCCTCTTTGGAGCACCTCGCTTAACATCGGAAGTGCTGTCGGCTTTAGTGCTGCAGGGGACACTGTTGCTTTTCACCAGTCCTCCTTCATTTGCAGTTTTGGCTGCTGTGTTTCTAGACATGGCACGCAGTTCATCAGCCACTGACCGCTGAGGCTGACTGCCCCTTTCTGGATGATAATATTTGCACTTGTGTCCATAGGTACACTTCTTTCCTGTGAAGAGTAAAATCAGTTAGGCAAAGGGCCATTCATTCCATCAGACCCTGGACACCCAGTGTGGCACCTGCTCTTTTAACGTGAAGAAGAAACAAGGGCAGAAATGAGAGCTGTGCTCACTGCTACTCCGCTACTTGTTTCTGAGAAATGCCGCCTTTCAGTCTTCCCCCATCAGCACTATCAAGAGCAATAAGAAAGTTGGCTGAATGAGTAACAATCACCTCCAGAGTTTTGGTTAATACCCTGTGTCCTTAATTCCTACCTGCCTCTTCTCTTCCACTATGACTCTGCAATCAGTAGGACATTCTGTTTTGCAGAACATAATGTACTGCCGTGATGTGACAAAACCAAGCTAATCTGATGTGTAGCTACATGAAAGAACTCCAAACTTTTATCTACCTGAAAACTTACTTCATGTAGAGTTAACCAAAACCATGTTTTAATTCAGGGAAATGCATATGCGTTGAACCCAGCtaggtaaaaataataattttttcacatagactttttcttaaatttaattacaTTCAAAAGAACCACATACTATATACcatccaaaatttatttttaacagcaaaaGTTTAACAACATATTGTGTTCTAAAGGCATGTATTAAATACTCATAAAGAAAGTTACCATATGGACAAGGCTGCTTTTTGTGTTCAGGAACAATAGGTTTCTTCCTCAGAAAATTATCCAGGCTTGGGCCATGTCTGCCAAGAGGGTCATCTGGGGGCATGAACCTGTCATGGatataatacaaaattatacCTAAGTAGGAGGCTGACAATTTAATTCTAAAGACAGAGTGTAAAGATTATTCACCCCAAggtatttttttgaaattttaatccaAGTATTTTGATTCAACATTTataggatagggacttcccttgtggcgcagtggataagaatccgcctgccaatgcagggcacacaggtttgagccctggtccgggaagatcccacatgccgcggagcaactaagcccatgcgccacaactactgagcctgtgctctagagcctgtgagccaaaactcctgagcctgtgtgccacaactgctgaagcctgcacgcctaaagcccatgctctgtaacaagagaagccgccgcagtgagaagcctgcgcaccataatgaagagtagcccccgctcgccgcaactagagaaagcctgcgcgcagagaagcctgcgcactgcaacgaagagtagccccagctcgccgcaactagagaaagcctgcgtgcagcaatgaagacccaacgcagccaaaaataaatgaataaatttaaaaagataataaaacatttataggATAAAAAAACAGTAcaggaagttttcttttcttaatgaaaacaaaattaaaatgtttcaagCTGAACCTGTATTTGTTTTAATTCAAGTAAGTTTTAAGCCTACCATGTTCTaattaattcttccttttcttagtCTTGGGATTTTGTAAGGACTTTAGAAAATGACTACAATGACATTTTAGGAGAAGTTTTATGAACATTAATCTTGTGAAGCAATATGAGTCAGGTGGGCACCAGGCGGAGCAGCTGAGGGACAgaagggagaggtgggagagaggaaCGGGAAGACTGAAACTACCCAAACACCTAGTACATGTTGGACACCCTGCACACGTCACTACATCTCATCCTCACAATATTCCCTTGAAGTGTTAGTTCCACGTTACAGATGAATACACTTTTCTAATCTAGGCTTAGATGAATTGAGTATTTTTATCTCTGTTCACATGGCCTAGTCAAGATCCAATTTGTCTAATTCCACATTCATTCTCTTCCCCCTATAATAAGGTACTTCTCAgctgagacagaaaaaaatcttaagaaaataaacttattattttGGATTGATTGTCCAATGGAAGCAAGAATTCATGGCATGAATACTGTAACAAGGTTATGATTGCAGTTTGACTACTAGTTATGTCACTGTTTGAACATGAAATAAACCAAGTGTTTAcccataaaatgtgaataatgttTGAACTCTTAAGGGAGTGTCAACATGCCTGAGTAATAACACTTAGCAACTATGATGTTTAAgattattataaaaacaatatgGCAACacgaaaagtttaaaaatagaagacaaaatCACTCAATCCTACAATCTTAACACAATTATTTTCCAGTTACGTGTTGCATTTTAGTCATTTTCCTGTATGTACATATCACTTTACAAACACAGATGTAATTTTATGCTTTGTctttttaacataaatatttttccatgtttcttaacagctttcataatCATAATTCTgaatagctgaataatattccactaggACATGTATTGCAATTTAATTGTTTTCTCTATAGTACCTTTAGTTGCCTTTTTGAAGTcttgcaattataaatatacagaaatgaacatatttgggcttccttttttcctcatAATATACTCTAAGAAATGAGATTATTGGTTTgagagggtattttttttttttttttctggtacgcgggcctctcactgttgtgacctctcccgttgcggagaacaggctccggatgcgcaggctcagtggccatggctcacaggcccagccgctccgcggcatgtgggatcttcctggaccggggcagaacccgtgtcccctgcatcggcataaGGCATatgtaaaaaagtttttaaattttatgaattaAATGGGTGAAAAAATATACTCTTTGTAgatttagtttgcatttttgaTGATCAACAGGTGAGCCTTTCCCACATATTTgtaaatacagctgacccttggaaaacatgggtttgaactgtgtgggtgcACTGATCCTTGGGTACTTATTTCTCAGGAGACAATCTTGTTCATGTCATCTGTCCATTCATCAACTTAATCGTGACTAGTCTtatattgctttaaatttttaaaaatcatatatttcaaaaatcgtatattgaagtaagttcTCAATGCTCTAAGTCAATTTCAAAAGGCAGGGTTCTACCGGTCAGTATGTTCTACATCTGCATCCTCTGAAGATGGCCAGTCTCCCTGTGTCAGTTACTCCCAGTCACTCAGCCGCAGAAGACCTGCTCTGCTAGTCACTTATGGGGAAGGGCAGCCTGCGACTCACACAGGGCCTCCCGAGGCAGGACTCTGCCGTTTTCTTACTCTCACTGAGGATTAGTTGTTGGAAGAAACTGTCTTAGGTCTGGTCAGTGGCAAAGAGAGAGGGCTTCTGTAGTAGCTGCCCAGGGATAGTTATATTTTCAGGGAAGCAGTGTTACTGTAAGTAAGTGGTTTTACTTACTTGTCATTGACAAATGAATACATTAATAGTCGCTCATCTATGAACTTTTTCCATTCTGGTTTCTCATTTGCCAAATCCCTGTAGTTATCATTGGATACAATTATACCATCCGACTCAAACGCCAGCTTCACGATGAACCTGTCATCATAGCACACCACTCGCCTCCCCTGCACTCTCCGGGATGGTGTGAACACcaggattttctccttctctaATTTGCGTAGAACTTCTTGATCTGCAGGAATAATCAGGGTAGAATTTCAGTAATAAGTACATACAAAACACATCTCGCAATCTCCATACAAAGTGAGTGTTTATAACATGAACTGGATACCTGTAACCACTTAATTAGGGATTATGATTTACAGTTTGTAGATGTAGCAAATTTGTAACTCCCAGTAATAGTTTTTCTTCAGgatttaaaaggtttaaaaaatagcCAAAAAAAGTGAACCTGAAAAACatgaaaagtttaaaactttaaaagcatAAAACCTGAACATGACTGAGCAAATTCTGATTTTCATTACATAAAGCTTTTGCTTGATAGCTGGAGCCCGAAGCTCTACACTGTGAATCAACTTCTCACACATCCCTAGCACTACGCCATCCTAATGAAGCAGGTGTGTTGGGTTCAGGTGTGAGCAACAGATTCTTTCCcccaaatttgtttattttgtagtGCTCTTTTTCTAACTAGTGGATGTGATGGTGGGAGAGTCTGAAAAGTAGAAGAGGTGGAGGTAGCAAATGGAAGAGTCTTAAGATGCAGAAGGTTCAAAAAGGAAGCAGGCAGTGAGGTCAGAACTGTTGTTCTGGACATGGCTATTCTGCATTCTGTGTCCTTTCCTGTGAAGCAGGTGCTAACAAAGGCCAGCAGTCTTGTGGGGCTGGACTGAGTGAATAAGAAATTAGAAGTGATTATATGGGGAAAACAGACATTGATTAAATATGGACAGGTAGGGGAATGCCCATTTTCTCTTTGGTGGGCACACTCTTTCAGTACTTTCTAATTCTACCGACTTgttagtggttttaaaaaaaaaaaggtgccagAATTCATATTTTGATTAATGATAAAATTCTCTCCTCACCATGCCTTCCTTCCTACTTTTGCTTTTCCACTCCCTGACTTCCCACCCCTGTAAATTCTGGCACAGAGTGCTGGGTATAAGCTGACAGAtgtcatgaattttttaaaacaaaggctcaCTTCTCCTCAATGCTTATTAACTGGagttactaattttaaaaaaatctctcttttcaGCAGATGATCACTACATGCCTACTCTATGGTATGTGCTGTCTAAGTGTCAATGGCCCTCAAGATGAAGAACACTTTCTCCTCAAGGAGGCCTCAAGTTATTGGGCCGGACGAGCCTGTAAACTGGGAGAGCAGGGGCTGCGATCACCACAAGAGAAGTATGAGCagggtgcagggggagggggaaggaagagtgACATGGGTCAGCTTGGCATACACATTTCATGATGTTCCAGACAAATGAGTTCATTAAGACCAGAACTTTGGTTTAGAAAAGCAGCAGAGTAGAAGTGGAAGAAATATGAATGTCAAAGTCAGCAACTTGTGGATAAATCTCAGGTTCTGCCACTTTCTCTGTCTGGCAATCGTGGTCTTATTGAACCTGCTCTGTCATGTCCTCAAATGCAGATTGTAGGCCATGAGGAGTCGATGAGTTATCACATGTAAAAGCACCTAGTAGAGTGTCGGGCAAGCTCTCAACAAACACTGTGTCCTTCAACTTGATTTTGCCTAATAGATGCATGTAATTATTGATCTCTTTTGAAAATCACAGAAAACCAATACAAAATCAAAAGCCCAGTCTCAGCCACAGGATTTGCCATATTATAGTTATTTTGTGGGCCCCCTAACAAACACTTTGAGGGCAGGTGGCTCATTTATCTGTGTGCCCATCAGCACTCAGCACAAGGACATATTAGCACATCAGTAGatcctcaataaatgtctgtgaaAGGAATATGTAAACTACTTAAAGATGTGTATTTTGAGGGCTTCCAGTTTATTCACTGTCCATGTTCATGCATAATCCGTGGCCCTTTATTTGTGTTTACTTGTATAGGATATGCCTGGATCTTGGAAGCGACTGGAGGAGTGAGGTGGTGGCCTAATAGTCATCACCATCttgcttaatttgcatttctttaccaGCTAAGGAGGTTAAAAGGACACTAATTAGGAAGAAAATTAGTGATAATTAATTGGGATAAATAGTCCTAACCTAAATAAATATGAAGTCAGTCTAGCTGGTAAGTTAACTGAATCTCTAGTTCCTAGCACAGGACCTGATACATAGCCTCGTGCTtgcttgttaaatatttattcaatcaatGGAAGCCTGGCTAACGCGCTAGTTTGAATCTATACtgagaactttaaaatatttcttatcaaGTTTCTTTTTTGGTATGGTGAAAACAGACTGGACTATTCAATTTACCAGGCATTATCTGGTTGAGGGCTTTAGTCAAAAGAATTATTACCTGGGGGAGAAAACACCTAACAACCTCTGATTACAGTGGTACACATTTTACAAAGTAAACTGCATACTGATGAGTTCCAGAGACCTGGCAtgctggtattttaaaaattaaactcagCCACATCTCACACTGAGTATTACCATTTTCCCTTCTTGATCTCATATTCCTTTCACACTCAAGAAGCTTTCATTTACGtatttaaacattgttttttctttttcagtttatcTTTTCCCTGATTATTAACGTATTGTAGTTTCCTGTAAAAATTTGGGAAAGTAAGAAAAAGTAAGAAGTAGGGAGAAAATAAGAGTTCATAAGGACATGACCCAGAGGCaattactgttaatattttggcatATTCCTTCTaatcattttctgtgttttttttttccttctatacacatgtgtataaatgtatgtatgtatgtatatgtgcacacacacacacaataacaaAGGCTGCCTTTTACGTAAGAGAGCACCTCCTGAGATCATTAAAGATTCTGCCTAAATATTCTAATACTACATATTCTATCATAtagatatatacttatttattgaGCCATTCTTCTAATGAAtgtatgttttttttccattttttttctaactcatATTGTACTGTATGTATTTGTGGTCTAAAATCTTTGCCTGTACCTCGGTTTGTTTTCTGTGGAATTATTCCTAGAAGGGGAACTAGTAGATCCAAGTATTTACACTTTAAGATCAAACTTTTCTCGAAAGGTTGTAATGATCTACGTTTCCACATCAGTATAGGAGCAACTCCCTCCGGGCACTGAGTATTATCAGTTTTTTAATCTCTGCTAATTTGATGGgtaaaaaaataacagtttttaaaatattcatttcttttttttttcattttttttttcatttctttaattactaATGAGGTTGAACACTTTTTCGTCCTATCTGGCACTTGCATTCTTCCGTGAACTGTCTATTCCTACTATGTTATCAATTATATACTGCTTTATCAGTgtgtaggagctctttatatgTTCAGAACATggattctttgtttatttgttgtactttttcttaagcaaataaaaaaattttctcattGTTAAGAGAATGTCCCAAAATACAGAAGTTTGAtccaattaaatctatctttcctttcataatttcttctaaaaattttaattttagaaaggtCTTCCCCAGCCACTCAAAGACTATTTATAACCTCTAATGGAGATTTTTGACAATTAATTCTTCAACCATCTGCattatatggtgtaagataaggatctaaatatgtatattttttccaaagagttATCCAATGTCTTGGTACGGCCAACTGAATTATGCCCACCCCTCCCACGCTACAGTTTATATAGGCTAGGGTCTGATTCCATGGCTCTGAGTTCCACCATAACTTGTCTATGGATTCTTAttctaatttaataaaatttaataattatagataaaaataaaataatcttcctTTGGGGTACATGGTGGGTGGTCactccatttgtttttatttttatttttattggagtatagttgctttacaaggttgtgttagtttctactgtacagcaaagtgaatcagctatacatatacatatatcccctctttttttgatttcctccccatttaggtcaccacagagcactgagtagagttccctgtgatacagtaggttctcattagttatctattttatacatagtatcatagtgtatatatgtcaatcccaatctcctaattcatcccaccctcccccacttcccccttggtatccatatgtttgttctctatgtctgtgtctctatttctgctttgtaaataagatcgtctataccattggtctcagattccacatatatgcgttaatatatatttgcttttctctttctgacttacttcactctgtataacagtctctaggtccatccccgcctctacaaatgatccaaattcgttcctttttgtggctgagtaatattccattatatatatgtactacatctttatccattcctctgttgatgaacatttaggttgct contains:
- the ZC3H12C gene encoding probable ribonuclease ZC3H12C, with the protein product MSLYFPANEYGVLCIQEYRKNSKVESSTHNSFMGLKDHLGHDLGHLYVESTDPHLSASVPWSMVEKPTMDKVNSGKEEKEVSEENASSGDSEESTNSDNESEQLSSISVEPCLLTKTHRQLCRSPCLEPHILKRSEILQDFKPEESQPTKEVRKPPDVVREYQTKLEFALKLGYSEEQVQLVLNKLGTDALINDILGELVKLGNKSEAEQTVSTINSIMRETSSLESQRSESPMQEIVTDDGENLRPIVIDGSNVAMSHGNKEVFSCRGIKLAVDWFLERGHKDVTVFVPAWRKEQSRPDALITDQEVLRKLEKEKILVFTPSRRVQGRRVVCYDDRFIVKLAFESDGIIVSNDNYRDLANEKPEWKKFIDERLLMYSFVNDKFMPPDDPLGRHGPSLDNFLRKKPIVPEHKKQPCPYGKKCTYGHKCKYYHPERGSQPQRSVADELRAMSRNTAAKTANEGGLVKSNSVPCSTKADSTSDVKRGAPKRQSDPSIRTQVYQDLEEKLPTKNKLETRSVPSLVSIPATSTAKPQSTTSLSNGLPSGVHFPPQDQRPQGQYPPMLMATKNHGTPMPYEQYPKCDSPVDIGYYSMLNAYSNLSISGPRSPERRFSLDTDYRISSVASDCSSEGSMSCGSSDSYVGYSDRSYVSSPDPQLEENLKCQHMHPHSRLNSQPFLQNFHDPLTRVQSYSHEEPKYHHKPPLPHLAVHLQHAAVGARSSYPGDYPSPPSSAHSKAPHLGRSLVATRIDSISDSRLYDSSPSRQRKPYTRQEGLGSWDRQSYGIDVYGYRQTYSLPDTSTQPCYEQFTFQSLPEQPEPTWRIPYCGVPQDPPRYQDNREKIYINLCNIFPPDLVRIVMKRNPHMTDAQQLAAAILVEKSQLGY